Below is a genomic region from Miniphocaeibacter halophilus.
GCAGTTTCCCTATCCCTTGTTTCTCCAACTAGAATTATTTCCGGATCCTGACGAAGTATGGACTTTAAAGTATTTGAAAAACCTATCCCTGCTGCTTCATTTATTTGAATTTGATTAACCCCATCTATTTTAAATTCAACAGGATCTTCTACAGTAATAATATTAATGTCCTCTTTATTTAGTTCTTTAATAACAGAATATAATGTCGTGCTTTTACCACAACCGGTTGGCCCTGTTAAATAGATTAATCCATTTTCTACATTGGAAATATTTCTTATTAAAGATATATCCTCCTTACTAATTCCTAATTTATCTAAACTAACATTAGCCTCATCTTTATTTAAAATCCTTAAAACTATTTTTTCTCCATATATGGTTAAAATAGTAGATACTCTAATATCAACATCCCTGTTAGTAAGGCTGTATTTAAAACCTCCATCTTGTGGAATTCTCTTTTCTGCTACATTTAATTTTGACATAATTTTAATTCTTGTTGTAATTTTAGATATTTCTTTTAAATCGTAACTTTTTGTTGTAAATAATTTTCCATCAACCCTGTATCTAATACGAACTTTATCCTTTAAAGGTTCAATATGTATATCTGAAGCATTTTGTTTAATTGCATTGTTTATTAAATCATTTATCTCTTCTACAATATTAATTTCTTCTTTGGATTCTAAAATCTTTTTTGAAAACATTTTTCCTCCTAATAAAAAGTAAAAAACACAAAAGCCTTTTAATATAATACTATCACAATAAAAGGAAAGCTTTGTGTTTTTATTTTAAATATTTAATTACTTGAAGGAAGTACAGAACCTATTGCACCTGCAATATTACTTAAAGGCATAGACTGTAATATAACTCTACCTGGTCCAGTTACAATTGTATTAAAAAGACCTTCTCCGCCAAACAAAATATTTTTCACTCCCGGTACGGATTTCACCTCTAAACTACAGGTTGAATCCATAGTGGCTAAATGACCTGTATCTACAACAATAGATTGTCCTTCTTCTAGTGTATATTCTATTGCATGACCATCAATTTCAATAAAGGCCAATCCTTCACCTGAAAGTCTTTGCATTATAAAACCCTCACCGCCAAAAAATCCACCAGATATTTTCTTGTTAAAGAACACTGAAAGTTCTACTCCTTCTTCACAAGCCAAAAAAGCTCTTTTTTGTGCAATTATATCTTTATTTTGAGAAATATTAAATGTCATAATACTTCCTGGAAAACTTGATGCAAAAGCTATCATTCCCGGACCATTTTTAGCAGTATATCTATTTTGAAACATCTTTTCTCCGGAAAACATTCTTCCAAAGGCTTTTCCAACTCCCCCTCTAGTAGTTGTTTCCATTTTCATATTAGGTGACATCCAGCTCATACCACCACCTTCAGAAATTACACTTTCACCATCTTCCAAATTACATACAACTACCGGTAAATTATCACCTAAAATTTCATATTCCATAAGACTCTCCCTTTTTTAATTTATATTTATATTATTTTTCACAAATAAATAGATTATGATTTGAAATTCCCTGCATTTCTGGTTTTTTACAAATATAAAAATGATATTCTAACCATTTATTAAATTCTTCTTCAGTAAATTCATTAATTTCATTTACAAATAATTCCATAACTCCATCCTGTGCTATTATATTTAAAAGCTTAAGATTTGAATCTAAGACCATTTCCTTAAATTCGTCTATTGTGTGAAATACAAAGGGAATGTTCTTTAACTTGAAATCCTTTTGGTAAAATTTATCTTCTGTTAAATGCCTTGGACCTCTGTAAATAAAGGTTTCAGTAATATTTACCATGTCGTTATTAATAATGGAAATAAATATTTTCCCCTCTTCTTTTATTACTCTTTTACATTCCTTTAATAATTCTAATCTTTCATTATAATCTTCCATATGGTACATTGGTCCAAAGCAAAAAATTATATCCATAGAATCGTCTGGTAGAGTTTTCATATAGGATAAGGCATCTGAATTAACGACTTTTATTTTTTCCTTTGATTTTTCATTAATAATGTTACAATGTTTTTCAACTAATTCTACAGCGGTAACTTCATGACCAAGTTTATTAAAATAAAGACTATAAATACCTGTACCTGCCCCTAGGTCTAAAATATTATCAGAGTACTTTAAATATTTTTTTATGTATTTTACCGTTGTTAAAAATTCTATACTTCCAGACTTGTTACTTAGTCTCTTATCCTCATCAAAAGCATCATATATCCTATTAATTTTTTCCTGTTCATCCTCTACTTTACAAATACTGTCAAAATCCATTTCCATTTTCCATTTCCTCCTACCCTAAAACTTATTTAAACACCTCTATTCTATACTATTTCATTTTTATTATCTATGTGTTAACTTTTAGTTAAATTATTATATTAAAAGTTAATTTTATTTCAATTGTAAAAGATTCTCTTCGTTGATAAGATTATATTAACAAATAGCTATTTGATTTTAGGAGGTTCAAGATGAAAATTAATGAAATTATTAGAAGTAAAAGAATAGAAAAAGGACTTACCCAAGAACAAGTAGCTAATATTTTAAATATTTCTACTCCAGCAGTAAATAAATGGGAAAGTGGAATAAGTCATCCTGACATTACCCTACTTCCAGCCTTAGGTAGACTACTTGGAGTGGATATGAATACCTTACTTTCCTTTAAGGATAGTTTAACAGAAGAAGAAATTATCATTTTAGGAAATGAAATAATGCAAGTAATTGACAAGGAAGGATTTGACAAGGGCTATGAAATGGCAATGGATAAAATTTCAGAATATCCTAATAGTGAACTACTATTATTTAATTTAATACTTATGTTAAAAGGTGCATTAATGAGTTATCCTAATGAAAATTCCAAAAAATATGAAGTAGAACTGGATAATTTGTTATATAAGCTAATTAATAGTAAGGATATACAAATTAGAGAAATAGTATATGCAATGTTAATTCCAAAATATATAGACAATGATGAATTAGAAAAAGCTGAGGAATTAATAAACAAACTCCATACTGAAAACCCTTCAGTTAATAAGACAATATTACAAACTGAACTCTATGTAAAACAAAAAAACTATAACAAGGCCTTAATAACACTGGAGTCTAAAATCTACTACACGGCCATGAATCTACAATTGTATATTTCTTCACTAATGAAAATTTCCGCCTTACAAAATAACATGGAAGATGCAAATTACTTTGCTAAACTCGCTGATAAATTAATGGAGCTTTTGGAAATGCCAAATAGCTGTATGAAATCAGGCTTTTTAGAACTGGCAATGGAAGAAAAAAACATTGAAAAAACTTTAGAATATTTAAACTCTTTAGTTACTTTAGGCAGTGAAATCATCGACTTCAAAAACTCCAGACTATATAAAAATATACCGATAAAAGAGAATTACAATAGTAAGGAATTTAGGAATATATTTTTAAATGCCATGTTAAATGAATTAAAAACTTCAAAAGAATATGATTTTTTAAGAAATAGTATAGAATTTGATGAATTAATAAATAAATATGAAGAGGAATTAGAAAAACTGGAAAGTAGCAATTAAGGCTACTTTCTTTTCCTTTTAAATTTTATAAGACCTTTTGGTAGGCTACTCTTAAATCACCATTTCTTAGGAAAATTCTCCCACATTCTAAAAATCCATTTTTCTCTAAAAAATTCCTCATTTTAAAATTATCTTCATGGGTATCAATTCTAATATTATAAATACCTTTTGAAAGGCATATTTTTTCAATTTTCCTTAACATTTTTCCGGCATTGCCTTCTTGTCTATAATTAACATTTACAGCAAAACGGTGTATTGTACAATACTCCTCTTCATTTAACCAGTTACCATTAAAAATCAAATCGTAGGTTTTTTCTCCATCGAAAATAATAGCTGCCGTACCTTTTATTTCTCCCTTTTCCTCTAATACATAGGAATATTCCATTTCCATATCCTTAATTAAAGTGGATTTGTTAGGTCCTTCATTTTGCCACTGGTCTACACCATCAGTTTTTAACGATTCTGAAGCCATTTTATATATTTCTAAAACACTGTCTACATCCTTTGCATTTGTATATCTTAACATATTAAATCTCCTATATAATATTTAATAATATTATACAGCAAAAGAATATAAAATTTCACAAATAAAAAACACATTTCCAAGTTAATTTATTTTTCCTTAGAAATGTGTTTTGTTTTATTTTTTTATAATATTATATATAGTCAAACCTTGCAGTAAAGAATCTTAATTGTTTAGGCTCATAAACAAATTTTAAGCCTCTTATATCTTCTTTATGATTGTATAATTTAATTACTGCATCAGCCACAACATCCATATGTTTATAGGTATAAACCCTTCTTGGAATAGTAAGTCTAACAGTTTCCAATTTTGGTTTATGGTTTTCACCGGTCTTAATATCTCTACCGGCAGACACAATTCCTCTTTCCATTGATCTTACACCGGATTCTAAAAATAACTCATTTGCCAAGGCTTGTGCCGGAAATTGTTCCTGACTTAAATGAGGACAGAATCTTCTAGCATCTAAGAAAACTGCATGACCACCTACTGGCTCAACAATAGGAACACCTGCTTCTTTTAATCTTTCGCCTAAATATCTTACCTGTAAAACTCTGTATCTTATATATTCATACTGCATAGATTCTCTTAGGCCTATTGCTAAAGCTTCCATGTCCCTTCCAGCCATTCCACCATATGATGGCATACCTTCATAAACAACTACTAATTCTTTAGCATCCATAAATAATTCTTCATCGTTTAAAGCTAGGAACCCTCCAATATTTACAATACCATCTTTCTTCCCGCTCATTGTAGCTCCATCTGAATAGCTAAACATTTCGTGAACGATTTCTTTTATTGTTTTATTTTCGTAGCCTTCTTCTCTTTCTTTAATAAAATATGCGTTTTCTGCAAATCTTGTAGCATCAAAAAATACTTTTATTCCATGTTTATGACAAAGTTCTGAAACTTCTCTCATGTTTTTCATAGACACCGGTTGTCCACCAGCTAGGTTTACTGTTACTGCTAGGCAAACATAGGCAATGTTTTCAGCACCTTTTTCATCTATTAACTTTTCTAATTTACTTATATCTATATCCCCTTTAAAAGGAATATCTATTGCTGCATCATGGGCTTCATCTCTAATTACATCTACAAATATTCCACCATTATGCTCTTGATGATATCTTGTAGTAGTAAAGTACATATTTCCTGGAACATATTGTCCCGGTTTAATTGCTATAGATGATAATATATTTTCAGCACCTCTACCTTGATGGGTTGGAATAATATGTTTTACACCTAGTAGTTCCTTAACGGTTTCTTCTAAATGCTCAAAATTTCTACTTCCAGCATAGGCTTCATCTCCTAACATCATACCAGCCCATTGTCTGTCACTCATAGCATTAGTTCCACTATCTGTAAGTAAATCAATATATACATCTTTTGAAGGTATTAAAAATGTATTATAGCCTGCTTCTTTTGCCACTCTTTCTCTTTCTTCTCTGTCAACAACTGCCACTGGTTCAACCATTTTAATTTTAAACGGCTCTGCTGGATATTTTGAATAGTCCATATAAATTCCTCCTATGTAATTATAAAATCTTTTTTAATGCATAATGCATTATACTTATGTCCTTATAATATCATAAAATTTAAAATAATCAATAGATATTAATATTATAATTAATTGATTTGCATTTTCTCTAATGCTATAATTCTATATAATAAAGGATTGGAGTAAATATGATTAATAAACTTAGCTTAAATGAACAAATATATGAAGCAATAAGAAAAGATATTTTTACAAATAAAATAAAAAATGGTTCTATTCTTGTAAACAAGGATTTACAGGAACGTTTTGATGTTAGTTCCAGTCCAATTAGAGATGCAATTAATAGATTAGAACAAGATGGATTAATTTATAAAATTACTCGTGCCGGTGCTGAAGTAATAACTTTAGACTACGATAAAACAAAGGAAATTAATGAATTAATGCAAATAATTACATCCGGGTCTATTACCCTGTCTATAAAACATAAAAACAAAAAGGAACTGGATAAGAAATTAATAGAGCTTTTGAAAATTCAAAAAGAATATTTAAATACAGACAAATATTTTTATTATGACTATTGTTTTCACAAATTGTTTTTTGAATATTCCAATAATGAATTTTTAATTAAAATATATAACCAATACAATGTTTTATTTGAAATGGCTGTACGATCTTTAGATGCAATTTATAATAATGAAGCAAAAATTATTCACAGGCAACAATCTCTAGAATGCCATGAAGAAATTTCCGAAAATTTTATAGATAATAATTTAAATAAAACATTGTTATCTATAGAAAAACATTATGATCATGCAGATGAAATATTTAAAAAATACTATTAATTCTATAATTATTAGAAAATTAATAACCTAAGGAGACAAAATGGACAATACAATATCGGCTTTAGATTTAGAATTATTAATGGAAAAAAAAAAAATAAATATAATTGATGTCAGAGATGAAAATGAATTTAAAAGAGGACATATTAAAAACTCAATTAATATTCCTTTAAAGTATATTGAAGAGAAATGTATGGATTTTAAAGAAGATGAAATTTACTATATTATATGTAAAAGTGGTATGAGGTCTAGTAGGGCTTGTCAGTTCCTTTGTAATTCAAAGAATTTTAAAGCAATTAATTTAAATGGTGGAATTATGTCCTGGAAAGGTGAATTAGTTTCGGATTAAATAGAGTGGGAGGTAGATAATTATTGAATCTGTGAAATAGTTTGTGCATGAAAAACTATTTCACAGATTCTTTTACTTTACATTCTTCAGGAATATCTTTTATAATCTATTTAAAACAAATTAAATTCTTATCTATTTGAATCTTTAGAATTATACATAATCTTTTATTATTTTAACAAAAGTTTCATCACTATCTGTATTTATTAACATTTTTATTACTTCTGAATTTGCTAAAATTTTTGATAATTCAGCCAATAATTTAATATGACTATCTGTATCTTTCGCAGATAATACTATTAATAATTTAACGGGATCATTTTCTTTGCTACCAAACTCTATTTCTGGTATTAAAGTTGAAAAATGTAATGATGTAACCTTTGCTCCATCTTCTGGCCTAGCATGTGCTAATGCAACATTTTTTGTCATAACTATATAAGGTCCAAATTTTCTTACATTATTAATCATAGATGTAACATATTCTCTAGTTATATCCCCCCTATCAAGCATTTTTTTAGATGCCTTTTCTATTGCATCCTCCCAGTTTTTAGCATATATATTTATACTTACATCCTCTATACCTATATTTTTTAAAGATAACATTCATTTCTCCTACTTATTGTTTTTTTTCTTTCGTTTAATCTCCAATATACTTAACAATATAAAGGAAGCAATTATTATACCTATGCCAATTATTGGTTGTTTAAATAAAATCATCAATATCATAGCATCTATACAATCTTGTCCTACACCTGTAGAACCTACAGCTCCAAAATCAAATATCCCATATACAAATGCAGATAAAATAATTAATATAAAGCCATATACAAATCCTGATATTACAGCACCTCTACGTCCACCTGTAGCATTCCCCATTATTCCTGCTATACCTCCAGTAAAAAATCCACCTATTATAGAAACCAATGGTACTGCTTTAAATACTATAGATGAAACTAACATTGCTATTAACATACCAATTACTGAGGAAATAAAACCTATCATTAGTGAATTTGGAGCAAATCCAAATAAAGCTGGAACATCTAAAGCAGGTCTTGCACCCGGTACTAATTTATCTGATATACCCTTAAAGGCAGGCACTAATTCCCCTAAAAACAATCTTACACCTTGTAGTAACACTAAAATTCCAACAGTAAAACCTAAGGCTTTTAAAATTCCATATACTATATAATTTTGTTCACCCGCCATTTCTGAAACAACTTTTGGACCTGCACTTATAATGATGAACAAATAGAATATTAACATCACTATCGATACTGATATAGATGTATCTTTAAAAAAACTTAATGATTTTGGTAACTCAACTTCTTCAGCATCCTTATTCTTGTTTCCTAAGGCACCTCCTATATATGCAGATGCAACTACTCCAACAGTCGTTAGGTGTCCATAAGCAATATTATCTGATTTTGTAATTTTTTTAACAATTGGTTGTGCTATTGCTGGTAAAATAACCATTAACATTCCCTGTAAAATTGAACCTGCTAAAATTGTTATAGATTCATTATAATCATTTATATAAAATCCATAAGCTATAGTTACTGATAAAATCCACATCATATGCCCGGTTAAAAATATGTATTTTAATGGAGTCACTCTAGCTAAAACTACATTAACAATAAATCCTACTGCCATAATTAATGCAGAAGTTCTTGCAATTACTGGAATAGCTGTCTGCATTGCTCCAACAACAGCTTCTGATGATGTTGCAAATCCATCTAGATTAAAAACTGTTTGAAATAAGTCTACAAAAGGTGATATCTCTTGCACTATAATTGATGAACCTGCTGATAGCATAAGCATACCTAATGCAGTTTTTATTGTTCCTGAAAATACCTCGCTGGCATTCTTCTTCTGTAGTACTAATCCAATTAATGCGACAATAGCAAGAATAATTGCAGGGGTTTGTATTAATTGTAACAAAAAATCCAACATTTATTTTTCTCCTTTTTTCTCAAGTATGTTTTGTATACCTTCTTGCATTTCTTCTACATCCACAATATTATGAACAAATACAACATCTGATTCATCTTTAAAATTATCTTTAAATTCATAAGTTGTTATTAGTATATCTCTTGGCTTACCTTTTACTGTCCCCATATCCCAATGTTCAATATTTGCTTTTAATCCTAGATTTTTTAACGCTGTTTCAGCTGTCATTTTCATAATTAAACTTGAGCCCATTCCTAATCCACAAACTGTAATTATATATAACATACTTTCCTCCTTATTAATTATAGATTTTCTATTAATGAAGAATATTTTTTAATATATTGTTTATTAATTTCATCTCCTTCATCTAAGTTTGAGCTCACATATATAGGAGGCTTAAATCCATTTTCAACACAAATTTCTACTGTTCTTGCTATTATACTTTGCATAGTAAACATTCCAAGCACTGTAGATGTTCCACAAAATTTTGTCCCTAACCCATCTTTCTCTAACACAGCATCACCCTTTACACATTTTATATCGATTACAACATCTGCAACATCTGAAAGTTTTTTACCACTAGAATGTCTGGATTCTACACCTTCAGAAAAGTTCTTTGAAGTTAAAGCTATAACTTTAATATCTCTTTCCTTACATGCTAAGGCCATATCAATTACTGCAGCATTTCTTCCTGAAATTGAAACTATTATTATTGAATCGTTTTCATTTGTATTAACTAATTTTAAATATTCATCAGAAAAACCCTCTATCCTTTCTTGTAATGTAGATAATTTCGCTTTTGGAAATAAAGCTAAGTGTGGTATTAATAAAGCATTAACAGGAACCAACCCACCCGCTCTATAAAAAATTTCCATAGAAAACATTTGTGAGTGCCCACATCCATATGCATGTATTAATCTATTATTCATTATAGATTCTGCACATATTTCAGCCGCTTTTTCCACAGATTCTTTTTCCTCAATATACTGTTTTTCTAGCTGTTTCTTTACAATTTCAAAATACTTCTCATTTAACATTACATCATCCCCTATTATATTATAATTGTATATCTCATAATAACATCGTGTCGTAATGATGTTATTATGTAAGATTTTATATTTTTAATTCTACTTCAAATTCAAAACTATCACCTTTAGCCGTGATTATAGAATAACTAATAATTTTATTGTTTGAATATGATAATCTTCTTATTAATAGCCCATAATCTTGCACTTTTGCACCTAATTTTTTTGCTTCATCAACTGTTAGAGAACATGCTTTGAACCTTTCAGTTGCCCTATCTATATGTATGTTAGCTTCTTCTTCAAGAAATTTGTATAGTTGTCTACTGTTCCAATCTACTTTTAACAAATACTCATGTTCTAATTTTGAAAAATAAGTTCTTTCATACATTAATGCCTCATCACTTTCATCACACCGTAATCTTTTTAATTCAATTATTTCTTCATTTTCATTTAAAGACAACTTTTTCGCAATCTTAGGATCTTTAATAACCTCAATTCCTACAAAAACAGTTGATGTAACTTTCCCCAATTTACGCATTTCTTCTGAAAAAACATATATTTGTTTAAGATTTTGTATAATACTTCCTAACGTTACAAAAGTTCCTTTACCTTGTACTTTTCTCAATTTATTATTGCTTTCTAATTCTGAAACAGCTTTTCTTATAGTTGTGCGAGAAACTCCATATATTTTTTCTAATTCTTTTTCTGATGGAATTATACTACCTTTCTCCCATACTCCTGAATTTATCTTTTCTTCCATATCAGCTGCTACTTTTGCATATCTTGGAATTTTTAAATTTAAGTTCACCATACCTACACCTTTCTTCTACTCATAATGATGATATAACCTTTTGTTTTATTTGTCAATATGTTTTATATCTAATCAATATTAATTCCCTTATAATTTATCTTATATCTAAAGCAATATTATGTTTTTTAAACCAGTTAATAACTTCTTCTTTATATTTTATACTAAATTCTAATGTAGCATCAGACCCCTTTTTCCCCAAGGCAACTAAATAAATATTTTTATTATCATATTTTAAAATAGCTTTAGAAATATTTTTTGCTTTTAAAAACACCCTACTATAGCCCTGTATTCCATCTTTTCTAATTCCAATTTTAAAGAAACTAATTACAGAAGCCATAAATGCAATTGGCATTAATAAATAAACATCTCTTGAAAAATAATATATAACTAAGGTAAATCCCATTAGAAAAATAAAAGCAATTATTCTTTTAAGGTTAAATCTTCTTCCTGGTATTTCAATTTTAGAATTAGATATTTCTGTAATTAATACCAGTATTAAAGCAATACTGTAAATAAAAACATATTCCATATAATTTTCTCCCTTTTAGTATTTATTATTTATAGTATATCATTTTTAATATTAAAAAAAGGACCAAAAGGTCCCTTTTATCCTTGAGCTTTATAAACTATTATTCTTTTCCAGTCCATTATTACCTTGTAATAACCTGAAAGTTCCTTGTCCAGTTCTTCGTCTGATGTATCTATTCTTAAAAAGCTGTCGGGTATTCCATATAATTTACTATGGGAGGCAACTATCCAAATATTGTCCTTTCCAACTTTTCTTAATACTCTTGGACTAAGTTGTTGATTACCTCTTCCAAAAATATGTCCTTGACCACCAATTGCAGTAACTATTAATTTTACTTCCTTGTCCTTAATAAAATCATAGATTTCTCCTTCTGTTCCGTCTTTAATAACAAGTTCATTTTTATATAAAATATCTACTCCTAGTAAACTTCCCTCAAAGCCTAAATCTTTTAAAATAGCATAGGTTGTACCACCTGTCCCAAATATATAACAAGTATCTTCATTTCCGGCTTTTATACGGTCTTCTATTTCGGCTGACATTCCCTCTATTTCATCTTCACTTGAACTTCCCGGCGATTTTGAACCTTGCATTAAATTTTGTATTCTAGGAACTTGTAAATAACCATATAATTTAGCCTCTACTATGTTTTGCCTAAATTTATCTTCATCTATATCCATTACTTCGGAGTTTTCTATTTTTAAATCCTTAGGGTTTTTTATAAATTCCTTAATAACAAGACCTGCATCTTTAGGATTATTTGCATATACTGCAGAATGAATTTTAACACCTGCAGGAATACCTACACATGGAACAGAAAGTTCAACAGCATTAAATATATTTCTTGCTGTACCATCTCCACCTGCAAAAACAAGTAAATCTATATTTTCTTTAACCATTTCTTTTGCTAAATTTTCAGTATCTTCAAAGGTTGTTTTTTCTTTATTTTCTCCAACTACCTTATAGGAAAAGCCTAATTCTTTTAAAGCATTTTCTCCCATTTCTCCAAAACCTGTAATAAAAGTAACTTTATCAATATAATCTTTAATTTGATTTAAAGCTATTTTAGCTTTTTTATTAGCTTGATAAGTTCCCCCTTTTTCTAGTGCAAGTTTTTGTACTTCTTCACCGTCACTGCCTTTTAAACCAACAGATCCACCTATTCCTGCAACAGGATTTATTATTAAACCTAGTTTCATTTTCCCCTCCATAGTAATGTTACTAAAATCTATTTAAATACAATTATACATCTTTTTAACAATCTAAAACAGCTAAAACCCTCTTTTGTTCCATATTATTTTTACATACAATTTTTAAACTATTAAATAATATTATAATTATTTTTCTAGCATAGTTTATTATTATACCCAAAATTAAATATCTACACCTATATTTATAAATATTTCTTCTAAAATATCTATATCTAGTATTACTATTATATACATAAAGAAATTTTTTTATGTTGCAAAAGTCAAATATTGAAAATTTACTTGACAAAAACCAATAAAGGTATTATTATTAGCATATGCCAATAATAAAGTCTAAGAGGTGATTATGGCTAGAAAAATTAGTAATAAAATTGTAAGAGCAAAACCTCGTTACACTATGTTAAGTCCAGTAGAGGATTTTGAAATTTCTTCTGAATCTATTATTCATTTACATTTAGAGGAATGGGAAAGCTTAAGACTTGTAGATTATTTAGGTCTTTCCCAACAAGAAGCTTCAGAGTCTATGGATGTGTCACGACAAACAGTTCAAACTCTATTACAAGCAGCAAGAAAAAAGGTTTCAAGGTCAATTGTTGAATCCTTACCACTGATAATTAAAGGCGGAAATTATAGTACAGAAATAGAAAATATTGAAGGGATGAATAAAATGAAAGTAGCTATAACTTATGAAAACAACCAAGTTTTTCCTCATTTTGGAAGAACACCTAATTTTAAAATATACGAAATAGAAAATGGAAATATTATTAAACAGGAAATCGTACAAACACCTGCAAGTGGTCATGGTGCCTTAGTTGATTTCCTAGTAGAAAATAAGGTTAATACCTTAATTTGTGGAGGTATTGGCGGTGGTGCAGTAAATGCATTACAAGAAGCAGGAATTGCAATTTATTCTGGAGCTTCCGGCGAAGCAGATGCTCAGGTTAAATCCTTTATAGAAGGACAACTTCCTTTAACTGGCAAGGCGAATTGCAACCATCACCATGAACATAATCACCAACATAAACATGGTGAAGGCGGATGTCATAACCACAAACACCAACATGGTGAAGAAGGTTGTCACGGACATAATCAAAGAAAAGATAATCGCCAAGAACATCGTCATGAAAGAAGATCTGAAAGAATGCGTAATTGTAATAACAACAAATAAAGAAAAATAGTCCAACTTTAAATATGTTGGACTATTTTTTAATAATTTAAATATTTCATTGAAAATTCTTTATAATATTCTTCAAGGTCCGTATCCTTTAATAATTTTAATACATCATAAGTAATAGAATTCCAGTCAACTTCTCTAACTTGCTCTAGTTTGAATTCTTTTAATTTATTTCTTATTCTTTCATTATCAAAAGGATACAAAAATATAACATAATCCTTTTCATCTTTTATTAAACCAATATTTCTATAAATTTGGTAGTCCTTATAAAAAACTTCTTTTTCTAAATCCTTTAAATATAGACTACTATTTAATAAATCCTTGTATCTTTCTTCCCAAGCTTGGTCTTTGTCTTTCCCTTGAAAAGTTCTAAAATTTTCTTCACTATA
It encodes:
- a CDS encoding helix-turn-helix domain-containing protein codes for the protein MKINEIIRSKRIEKGLTQEQVANILNISTPAVNKWESGISHPDITLLPALGRLLGVDMNTLLSFKDSLTEEEIIILGNEIMQVIDKEGFDKGYEMAMDKISEYPNSELLLFNLILMLKGALMSYPNENSKKYEVELDNLLYKLINSKDIQIREIVYAMLIPKYIDNDELEKAEELINKLHTENPSVNKTILQTELYVKQKNYNKALITLESKIYYTAMNLQLYISSLMKISALQNNMEDANYFAKLADKLMELLEMPNSCMKSGFLELAMEEKNIEKTLEYLNSLVTLGSEIIDFKNSRLYKNIPIKENYNSKEFRNIFLNAMLNELKTSKEYDFLRNSIEFDELINKYEEELEKLESSN
- a CDS encoding TIGR00266 family protein, producing the protein MEYEILGDNLPVVVCNLEDGESVISEGGGMSWMSPNMKMETTTRGGVGKAFGRMFSGEKMFQNRYTAKNGPGMIAFASSFPGSIMTFNISQNKDIIAQKRAFLACEEGVELSVFFNKKISGGFFGGEGFIMQRLSGEGLAFIEIDGHAIEYTLEEGQSIVVDTGHLATMDSTCSLEVKSVPGVKNILFGGEGLFNTIVTGPGRVILQSMPLSNIAGAIGSVLPSSN
- a CDS encoding GNAT family N-acetyltransferase, producing the protein MLRYTNAKDVDSVLEIYKMASESLKTDGVDQWQNEGPNKSTLIKDMEMEYSYVLEEKGEIKGTAAIIFDGEKTYDLIFNGNWLNEEEYCTIHRFAVNVNYRQEGNAGKMLRKIEKICLSKGIYNIRIDTHEDNFKMRNFLEKNGFLECGRIFLRNGDLRVAYQKVL
- a CDS encoding tyrosine phenol-lyase; this encodes MDYSKYPAEPFKIKMVEPVAVVDREERERVAKEAGYNTFLIPSKDVYIDLLTDSGTNAMSDRQWAGMMLGDEAYAGSRNFEHLEETVKELLGVKHIIPTHQGRGAENILSSIAIKPGQYVPGNMYFTTTRYHQEHNGGIFVDVIRDEAHDAAIDIPFKGDIDISKLEKLIDEKGAENIAYVCLAVTVNLAGGQPVSMKNMREVSELCHKHGIKVFFDATRFAENAYFIKEREEGYENKTIKEIVHEMFSYSDGATMSGKKDGIVNIGGFLALNDEELFMDAKELVVVYEGMPSYGGMAGRDMEALAIGLRESMQYEYIRYRVLQVRYLGERLKEAGVPIVEPVGGHAVFLDARRFCPHLSQEQFPAQALANELFLESGVRSMERGIVSAGRDIKTGENHKPKLETVRLTIPRRVYTYKHMDVVADAVIKLYNHKEDIRGLKFVYEPKQLRFFTARFDYI
- a CDS encoding class I SAM-dependent methyltransferase translates to MEMDFDSICKVEDEQEKINRIYDAFDEDKRLSNKSGSIEFLTTVKYIKKYLKYSDNILDLGAGTGIYSLYFNKLGHEVTAVELVEKHCNIINEKSKEKIKVVNSDALSYMKTLPDDSMDIIFCFGPMYHMEDYNERLELLKECKRVIKEEGKIFISIINNDMVNITETFIYRGPRHLTEDKFYQKDFKLKNIPFVFHTIDEFKEMVLDSNLKLLNIIAQDGVMELFVNEINEFTEEEFNKWLEYHFYICKKPEMQGISNHNLFICEK
- a CDS encoding GspE/PulE family protein; translated protein: MFSKKILESKEEINIVEEINDLINNAIKQNASDIHIEPLKDKVRIRYRVDGKLFTTKSYDLKEISKITTRIKIMSKLNVAEKRIPQDGGFKYSLTNRDVDIRVSTILTIYGEKIVLRILNKDEANVSLDKLGISKEDISLIRNISNVENGLIYLTGPTGCGKSTTLYSVIKELNKEDINIITVEDPVEFKIDGVNQIQINEAAGIGFSNTLKSILRQDPEIILVGETRDRETAEISVRAAITGHRVFSTLHTSDSYSAIIRLLDMNIDDYLIKASLKGVLSQRLIRNLCNNCKEKVLVTEEQKEILKNIDRVEVPKYIYKPVGCSKCNNGYLGRKAVMEILPIDSDFRNIIRKNIDLDKLRNLGREKNIKNLLQKALVHLYNGTTSFDELMNLSLNMEFKNGD